In Ananas comosus cultivar F153 linkage group 7, ASM154086v1, whole genome shotgun sequence, the sequence aaagactGAAGAAAGAATAAATAATACAAGAATGTAAGAagccaaagaataaaaaaataaaaatagaaaaagctGAAAAAGATGAAGTAGCAGTTACcgtaaaatatgaaaaaaaaatgtaagaagaagaaaaataagaataaaagttatgttggcttaaatgagtcagcatcctgccctgtggcgggaggccatgtgggccgagtcatgttcgaaattgcgtgaggctaggttgggccgagtcatgtttgaagttgcgtgaggccaggtgggccgagtcacaatcgagacccgtgggcgctgtttctgtacgctttaagtgaattggttgcgtatttttaacagctcgagcttttgggattaatggttagcgccaacgatccgacaagttaGGGGTGAAAATGGTTAGGATAAATTTCGATACCGGATTCGATAGAATGTGaatataattatcaaaatttagcaTTCGTTATATATTCGAATCTGAATtcgtatttgaaaaaaatttaaaaatatatagaggtGAATATGATTTTTTCCTAAATCTGATTATATTTGACTGTTGTCATTTCTAAGAGATAAGAaggatattaatatatattataggaaggataaagttattttctattgtgcttttcatttatttaaatatgaatttcatattaaaattatatttataattattaaaatattaaattttattgaataaaatataggtaTATGAGGTTTAAACACAAATAAGAACTTTTAATTGCATTGTgtcttttatttgcattatttttagtttatatttatatatacattattagtatattttactaTCTGAATATAAAGTCTGCTTAGATTTAAATCTAAATCCATTTTAAGAGGATGTAGTCTCAAAAGTTTAGCATTGGACATATATTCACAACGTAAAAAAAATGGATGCGGATAAGGTTTTatcaaaaatccaactttattGGACCATTTCGCTCTAATAAAAAgcaaatactataaaattaataaattatattggtAGAgcaataaaagtataataaaaaaaaaaccagtagGAGCAACAGAACTAACATAGTTagtaaatgaaaaaagaaatattctATGAATCaattataaaagtaaatttatacaccACATTTCTCAAatcttattataaaattttaaattatgtaaattttatatatagtttttttatatgatttgaattgtatatattaaatataaattttgatcttataatattaatattttaaaataaatcatatagaaaaaataaaaaaaagaaaaattgatggagaaaaaaagggggagaagtgtgttgcaaaaaaaaaaatgtcagcatgagatggaaaaaaaaaaaaaaacataaaaaaatattaaaaatctcAGCCCAGCCCCTAACTCCTTGTGAAGCATTGAAGATTGAACCATtgaagattattattattattattatcatcttcAATTTCAAGTTTATgttaaaaatgaatgaaattCCGTATGTAGACAAGCCAATTGAATCGAAgacagttaaaattttttaagtaaattgtaaaattatatcaaataaGATACTTAGGCTtggtttggtattgaggtctatctgatgctgttagataaaatagagttagaaaaaaaaaatagggataagTGTTTTCCGGTGGAAttgcagaaaatatataataacgGAGTTATCgtaatatgcggaacgcaatattacgtacgaaaataaataaaatattttcctcTCGTACTTTTTTACCGCACATAAGGTAATTTTTCCGCAATCCCAACCGAAGCTTTAGTTATCCAAATAAGGTCTAAAGCTGTTAGTTATATTGCTTGTACTaagattattttttagttattttatagtAAATTGATTTTCTCAGTAATTTGAAATTAGAGTCAGGTTAAAGCTCCCTCTATTTCAAGTGGTTcatttaaaataacttttaattCTTAAAACCTGATAATCGAGAATAGCTGATTGAatctaaatatcaaaattagtaGAATATAACAtcattagtaattttatattcaatatgaTATATCAATGTTATACAATACTATCTAAAAGATAaatgtagtaaaaaaaaaaaaaaaaagcctgaAAAGTCTTTAACATAAATTACCCAATACCAACAAAGAGTGTACAAGCACAAATGCCCCAAAATTGATACTAGATGATGCCGTTACACACAAATAAAATTATCTCATCAAATGTTCTTTTGGCTAGTGTTTGGTTAgaggttaaggggtggaataatccTTTAACCTCCAATTTATTTCCAAACACATCAAAAAATGGGTGGGATTAGCAAATAGCCAATTTGGGATGGAGTttgctaaccccaccccacttcactattctaatcaaacaaaatactattttacccactattcttcttatcccacctactctaactaaatattattttttttaatcatgaaCTAACTTCAACccccaatcaaacaaaaaaaaaaactctaatctCATTTTAATCCtaaaattaatcttatttttgaaataactagttttttttaaaatccgatTCAAACAGTAGCTTGGTGTACATATTGATGCGCTTAGTATCTTACTGAGAAAACCCACCATCACGAAATACGGAAAACCTGTACGGTTTCTTGGATTGGTTGGGTGGTCCAATAAATATAAAGTCCTTTAGGAAGCGAATGTTGCAACATAGCTATCACGTGATACCCAGATTCCATTCTTTTTTGCGCCCCCTACTCGGAAAAAGAAGCCGATCGGACGGTCGAGatcgtttttctctttccccACCTGAAGAGTCGCTCCCCTTCGTTCGTTTCCGGTTGTAAACGAACCGAAGAGTCAGGGGCATGCTCGTCATCTTAAGGTTAATTGTGTTAtgaaatatagtaaaataaaataaaatattttattatgttaattcagcagtaaattttattagaaattttttttcgagagtaataaattataataatcatCAAAGAGGCTTCGATGAGCTCTTACCATTCCAGCGTGATTAACTTTTACACAGCTAGcggtaatataaaatttaaaaagaaaaagaaaaagaaaaagaaaaggttaaggcccaaaaaaaagaaaagaaaaagggacaCTACATTCCCGAAATTGCCCTTCCTCGGTGAGCACACTCGCGCCCGAGTGACGACCGAGTCGCTTGCGCGGGTTAATAAAATgtacacacacgcacacaaacACCGAGTCCGAGTCCGAGTCCGCAAACATCAAGCCGGGTTTTTCAAACCCGGGAGTCGAAGCGGGCCGGTCGAGCGCGCACGCGCTCACCCGTCGTCCAAGTAGCGGAGGAGCTCGGCCTCGGCCTCGGCCTCCGCCGCGGCGGGTCGGTGGTCGTCGGCGGCGAGAATGGCGTCGAGGGCGCGGCGGAAGAGCGGGGCGGGGCAGGGGATCCGGAGCACCCCGCGCTGCTCGTACCCGTACTCCTGCGCCGACCTCCGCAGCATCGCCACGAACACCGGCCGGCTCAGCAGCTCCGCCCGCACCACGAACCGCTCCATCTCCTCCCCCACGTACACCGGCACGTGCCCCTCCGGCGCCCGCACGTGACCCCCCCGCCGCTCCTCCTTCCCCCCCGTTCCCACCACCACTCCCCTCccctgccgctgctgctgctgcgacgACGACGAGTCCGCCACCCTCGACAGCCGTCGGATCATCTCCCTCATCAATCGAATCCAACGGCCCaggaaaaaaacaacaacagcagaacaaaaaaaaaaaaacgaccgGAGGAAAATACCACTACGGTGGTGGTGAGTTGGGTGGAGGAGGAGCTTCTGCGGCGTGCGATATTTATAGCGGAATTTAGAggattattactattttttttgaaaaaaaaaaataacacggaaaatgagaaaaaagaaaaaggaggagacGGTACAAGTGGGAGTACATGGCAGGTAcgaaatgtaataaaaaaaaaaatcgaacaCCAAATCAGCGATTCCGCTGCAAGTAACCGAACACCGTACAACCGTATCCACCAATAAAATCTAGCCACGTACGACACTATCGCCGCAGAGTGAGAGTAAAGGAGATAAAGCGGCACGATTCTTAGCGTAACGCTGCGTTGTGGCGCCAATCGCGCCCGGCGCGACACGTGCCGTTTCCTTCGGCTGCTCGTAGCCAAGGAAAAGTCGTAGGTCGTATACTGCATTAGTATAATTGcacggagacccctcaactatacttTTTCCTTCTTTAATGGAAGCAACTGTAGTCTTTAACGTTAACACTTTCTtagcttatgattttttttttttaacaaaaagtttttgttattttaataatttcaatGGCTTAACAGTAAATAAAGGTGTTAAAGTTGTGTGTGTCGGAAAGCGAATAGTACTATTAAACGTAAGTTGAGGTGCCTTTTTCGAGGCGCCCTGTAGTACGCTTTTACCTTCGTCAATTAAAACAAACGGGTCCACCGGACCATGTGACTCGGGCCTATTTCGGGTCGGACAAACGGGCCCATCCGGGCCACCGTGAATGAGATTGCCATCACATGAAGGGACCAATTCCGACTAACCACACCCATACATATCTCGGTCGTGGTCCACGTGGGCCTCAAAATACACCCAAATGTGACGCATGTGAACGTGACTAGATGCTGTTCTTTGTACTGGTGTTCTGCTGTGAGCTTATCGCAAGCCTATTCAATGTTCTTAATTTGCCGTTGTTGGGTTCCACCCACCTACTTGCGTAGTATATTGCCATGAGTTTTTTGACTTTTGAGTTCTAGAatacaatttattaattaatagagGGTGGATTAGATACTGAGAAAGAATTAAGGAGAATTAGCCGTCCGAATTAAGAACAGGTGATCTGCTGTGGTATCCTGCTCGCATTGCAGTTCACTAGTAGCTCTAATTAACCACTGCTTATGTTATTTAAATCAGATTCTAGAACTAATCTTGTTGCAGTTGTGTATATCTATGTAGGACCTGGAGTGGCTGTATCTAGTAATTAAGTAGGAATTATGCTAGCCAAAAAGACACTGTTCATCATGGATCTTATAGGGCCCTGCTGCTTCGCCAATAAATGCAGTAATGCACTTGGCAATGGGTGAAAGGACATCGAAGTTCCTTAGATATGTTTCTATTAGAAATGGATCTCCTAGTACCATCACCCTCCTTAAAACAACGTATCAATAATGAGATTTAGCACAATTATCAGGTTAATTACACCACACGTACTAAAAAACACGTACGGATACATATTGTTGGCGTCATAAAAGTTGCGCGATGTGGTGAATCAGGATGCATTATGAGAATAACTCCTGAATGTAGGAATAACTAACATATGGTGCGCTAGGAGCGGAGAAAAGTGTACCTAAAATCGAAAAGCAGTTGAATCTTATACGGTTAGGATCGGCAGATTGTGACCCACAAAATCAGAGATGTGGCCAATCATGAGTAATAACCGAATAACAACagacaaaattataaaatagataaGAAACGCCTGACATAGGGATCTTTTTTCCATGCGAACGTgaaaatcatttatttttttctttacatttttcgctttttaggagtagtttatttgttatctctttttttttgttatatttagtGTTTTTTCTATGAATAGTTTTTAGGTTAGTATTTCCTCTGAGATCATTCGCCATAACAGCGCATccttttctataaatattttctagttTTAAGCACTATATAAGCATTTCGGTGCTACAGTCGAACCTAAAAATATTGTGCAGTTTCTGGACTCGACTGAGCCAGCTGAACTGAAAATACTGTATAATCTTTGAACTCGGCCGATCCGATCCATCATCCGAATCGTTTGATTCAATTGCGAGCGCTAATTTTGAGGATCATCATCAGTTGCCGCTCTACCTTCCTTGCGTTCTTTCCGAAGGAGGACTTTTGACCAAGACAGTGGCCAAGAAAATCTACTTGCAGCACATACTTTCCAGTAATACTACAATTTTTTCATCATATCATTCTTATCTATTATAGATGCTGGCACTATAATTTGATTGATTCATGCACGTGCTGTTATCCGGCACTCTAGAAAAACGACATAATGTTGTACataaaaaagtatttatgtTTACATTTAGTCTATAAGGCGAAAGTCGgattaattcaaattataatcGAGTACCACGAGTGCTTTGTCTATacgttttaattttatttggttggTATTAATGATCCAACAAATAATATTGAAGTCAAATTACGAATTCgattctcaaattttcatatACTGTAAAGGTGAAGTAAAAGATTATTGAAGGATTATAGTTAATACGAAcgatcaacaatatatatagagagagagagagtctggctactatactatcgatagtagcaAGCTCTTGATACTAACGAGTTTTCTGctattagatctaccctttgataccgaccgtccctagagcaagtggcaaagggcttggtggttggtacccgagaccgaagttcgaatcctagttgattcacacatttctagctaagtttatttctaaatgaaaaaaacgaagcgggtagcatgctacctatctctcaaaaaaaaaaagatctatcctttgattatttttacccattagattatactattgaaCTAACCATCTATTCAACCTTAGGGGACctctattatcctaaccgcacatcctttcatacAATGgtcgaaaactcgatagcaccaggcacttggtactatcaatagcactaagtcattggtgctattaggtttttggcccttgAATGAAGAAATGTGCAGTTAGTATAATAGTGatcctctagagttgagtgggtagttggttgattagtataatctaacgagtgaaaataattaaaatggtagatctaacgacgaAAAATATCAagcgcttgatactatcgattgGTCatcggaggcctccgtgc encodes:
- the LOC109712897 gene encoding auxin-responsive protein SAUR71-like; the encoded protein is MREMIRRLSRVADSSSSQQQQRQGRGVVVGTGGKEERRGGHVRAPEGHVPVYVGEEMERFVVRAELLSRPVFVAMLRRSAQEYGYEQRGVLRIPCPAPLFRRALDAILAADDHRPAAAEAEAEAELLRYLDDG